TGGAGTGAATAATTTCTTTATTGCCCAATAAATAATTTCTATTAGCATAATTAACAGTAACAATTGCGGCAACTATAATGACTATTTGCCAGCCTGAAGGTACATGAATTGAAAACCAGAAAGCAGCAAGAATTGCACTTACACCACCCCCTAAACTATACATACTGTGGCAAGTACTCATCATGAGCCGATTGTATTTCTTTTCCATATTGTTGACAGTGGCATTGATAGAAACACCATTCAGAAAACTATTAAATCCATAACAATAAAGACAACCCCAAAACATTATGCGGTTTAAAGAATTGATTTGAAATATCATTACTGTACATTGGCACAGATAGCCATAGAACATCCATTTACCTACTTGTACTTTACTAAATATTCTCGTTGACAATAACATAGCTGTAACCGCTCCCAAAGGAGATAATAATAAAGACAAGCCTAGGCTTCCATCTGAAAAACCAAATCTTTCCTTAATGCCGGGAATGGATGCCACCCAAGTGCCAAAAAGTAAACTAGACGTGGCATATAGAAAAGCTACTGCTAATGCAGGTTTTATTCTTATAAAAGATGAAATATTTTTAAACATCACAAATCAAGTTATTTTGGAGCACCCATTTCTCCGCAAAGTTTACCTAAAAAAGCCAGACAAAAATGTCTGGCTAATCATATAAATTAAATTTACTATTTTATACTATTAGCAGAATAGTGTTCAACTCTATTTTCAGAATTCTTCATCCATTCTTGCAATTCCGAACAATGGGCATATGCAGGGTCTATTTGAATATAGAAATCTTTCATGTGTGTAGTAAGCCATTTATTCATTGCCATTTGCTGTTTATAAGCCAGTGCATTTGATTGTATTGTAGCGTAATCGTCACTCAAGTTTTCCCTATGCGGCTTTGTGCGAGATTGAAGATAGACGATTCTCACAGCCTTCCGTCCATTATTATCCGTAAATACTTGTGGAATAGAATAGTCGCCTACTTTCATTGTAGGCAGTAGCGTAGCTAAGTCTTTATCCTGCATTTCATCGATGGTAAAAGGAGTAATCGGATTATATGGCGAACCTCCCATGATGGCGCCTGCATTAAATTTAGCATCTTTATTATCGTTATATAAACTAAATGCTGCAGCGAAAGAAAGTTTTTTATCCACTAATAGATTGCGGACACTATCTAACTTACTAAGTGCGGCTTTTATTTCCACATCTGTTACCGGAGGTATTTTCAATATATGACGAACAATAGCATCGTTACCAGCACGACTAACCATTTGAATAATATGATAACCGAATTGTGATTTTACAACCGGTGAAATCTGCCCTTCACGCAAACGGAATGCAGCAGCCATAAAATCCGGATCAAACTTCCCTTTATCATCTTCTCTATTCATACTAAATTGTCCACCATTATCTTTTGCGCTTGGATCATCCGAATACAATTTAGCCAGGTTGCTAAAATTCGCTTTCCCGGTCTCTACTTCCTTTTTCCAACCCTCTAATTGACTTTTTATTAAATCTACAACATCTTGATTGGGTGTAGGATAGATTATTATTTGGTTGGCTTCAAATTGACTTTCATAAAAACGCAAACTATCTTTTGGAATCTGATTAAAATAAGCTTCTACTTCGGCTGGTGTTACAGTAACGTCCTGTGTTATTTTTTGCTGCATTTTTTGAGACAGCAATTGTTCCCGTAAATCCGGTAAAAGGTTATCGTGCATTTGATCAATAGTCATGCCAGAAGCTTTCTCTACAGCCTCTTTAGAGCCATACATACTCATAAAATACCGCATCCGGTTTTGAAAGGCTGCTTCTACTTCATCATTGGAAAAAGGTAAAGAATCCCGCTGTGCCTGTATAGCTAAAGCTTTGCGCATTATTTGATTTTGCAATATTTCGCAATCCAGATCAGGAGGTAGATTCTGTGCATTAGGCGCATTTTTATATTGATTTACGCCTTGATCAATTTCAGACTTTAAAATAATATTGTCTCCGACTTGAGCAATAATCTTATCTAATACAACTTTTTGCTGCTGGCCAAAAGCACTCATAGCTATTATTACAAAAAGTGTATTTAAAAATAAATATTTCTTCATTGAGTTGTATGCGTTGCTGTTTTAATCTTTTAAACAAAGACTCTATTCTACAAGAGTATCAAAAATAGGAATTTGACAACAGTTTCATTATTTATAAAGCCAATTTAACAAAATAAATATAGGCATTTATACAATAAGGCTAAACCTTCTTGAAAATGATTTAGCCTTATTGGTCCGTCAATTTAAAAAACAATAATTCATTTTTTAAAGTGTACGTTTTATTTCTTCTTGTTCGTATGCTACGATATTGTCGCCAACATGAATATCTGTAAAGTTTTTCAATGTAAGACCACATTCATAACCTTGTGCTACATCTTTCATATCATCTTTAAAGCGTTTCAAGCTGCCCAATTCGGCATAAGCTCCTTCTTGACGGGGGTAGACCAAAATACCGTCTCTGAACAAGCGAACTTTATGATCACGTTTAACTTTCCCTTCCAATACATAACATCCGGCAACAGTTGCTTTATCAAATTTGTATACCTCACGTATTTCCACGGTCGCCACTTCTTTTTCCTGTACTTTAGGTTCCAGCATACCTTCCATTGCGCTCTTGATTTCTTCAATTGCATTATAGATAATAGAGTATGTCTTAATTTCTACCCCTTCAACGTCAGCCAGTCTAGCTGCTTGCGAAGATGCCCGCACATTAAATCCAAGAATAATGGCATCTGATGCCGTTGCCAGC
The Arachidicoccus soli DNA segment above includes these coding regions:
- a CDS encoding peptidylprolyl isomerase, which codes for MKKYLFLNTLFVIIAMSAFGQQQKVVLDKIIAQVGDNIILKSEIDQGVNQYKNAPNAQNLPPDLDCEILQNQIMRKALAIQAQRDSLPFSNDEVEAAFQNRMRYFMSMYGSKEAVEKASGMTIDQMHDNLLPDLREQLLSQKMQQKITQDVTVTPAEVEAYFNQIPKDSLRFYESQFEANQIIIYPTPNQDVVDLIKSQLEGWKKEVETGKANFSNLAKLYSDDPSAKDNGGQFSMNREDDKGKFDPDFMAAAFRLREGQISPVVKSQFGYHIIQMVSRAGNDAIVRHILKIPPVTDVEIKAALSKLDSVRNLLVDKKLSFAAAFSLYNDNKDAKFNAGAIMGGSPYNPITPFTIDEMQDKDLATLLPTMKVGDYSIPQVFTDNNGRKAVRIVYLQSRTKPHRENLSDDYATIQSNALAYKQQMAMNKWLTTHMKDFYIQIDPAYAHCSELQEWMKNSENRVEHYSANSIK